Genomic window (Thermithiobacillus plumbiphilus):
TTCCAGCCAGAGTCCGGAGGTCGGCACCAGCAATCTGCAGGAACGCAAAATTGATGCCCACGCTGACTTTGTACCATTTGCAGAACTCTTACCATTCCGTGGTTTTGCCCGAAAGATCTTTGATGGTGCGGAAACCGGTGTGCCCACTTTTCATGGTGTGGTCGTTCGGCAGGATTTTGCCGATAAATATCCGGAAGTGGTGGTTGCCTATCTCAAAGCAATGTTGGCGGCTGATGAATGGGTGAAGCGAAACCCTAAAGAGGCTGCGGAAAAAATCGCGCAGTGGACAGGGACGGACAAGGAGGTCGTGTATATCTTTTTGGGTCCTGGCGGGATCATGACTTTGGATCCGAGCATCAAATCCAAGTGGTTGGAAACCATTCGCTACGACGCCCAGGTATTGCAGCGCATGAACAAGATAAAGGGTTTTAATCCCGATCCCTGGGTGAATGAAACCTATCTCAGGCAGGCTTTTAAGGAAACCAGCCTGGATTATGAGAAGCAGAAGGCTTCAATGGCGGGTACTGTGGTCAGTGGTGAGGACCACTTCTGCAATCAGTCGATCGATCAAGCTCTGCAGGCGGGCGAAATATGGACCTCCGATGAGGGCATTTCGGCTTACAGTTCGCCGGACTGTACCTTGGCAGCATACAAGCAATTGCAGAATCAAGGCAAAAAGATTCTAGTGGCATATCTATTTGACCAGGCCAGAGGCACGAAACTGTTCGCAGACAAGGCATTTTACGCCATCAGTGATGGCTCTGGGGATAAGCCACGTTTGACGCCATTTCTCCTGAAAAAGGACGCCGCCTCGTATGTGGCCAAACATGGTGGTCGGGTCGCGACCTTTGCAGAGGCACTCTCCATAGCCGCCCGGAGGACTTAATATGGAAACCCCGGAACGTGTGCAATCGCACTTCACGACAGCAGATACCAAAGCAGTGGGAACGACAACCGAGACTCGCGCATCAGGTACCGTTGTCCATCTACGCAACAGCACTGGTGTGCTACAGAGAATGCAGGTGCAAGCAAAATCTCAGACCCACAGCCTTTGGCAAGCGATACGGGCGAATGCCAGAAGTTATCTGCTTGGCCTGTTGTCACTATCCGCCCTGACCCTGTTCTGGTATCTAGCAACACATTATCGAGTGGATTTTTACATCCGTTTTGGCAACATTCCGGATCCCGCCAGTGTTTTTGAATCCTTAATACGCATGAGCCACACGGATTCGGTGTTCCAGAACATCATTGTGAGTGTGCGCCGGGTCTTTATAGGGTTCGCCATCGCTGCCATTCTTGGTGTGGCGTCTGGTCTGGTCATTGGACGCTATACCTTGGCCAGGGATCTCCTGTTTCCCGTATTCGAAGTCCTGCGTCCTGTGCCTGCCATCGCCTGGGTTCCCATGGCCATCATGCTTTGGCCGACTTCGGAATCGAGCATTGTGTTTATCACCTTTCTTGGCGCCTTTTTCCCCATCGTGTTGAACACCTATCAAGGTGTGCGCGATCTCGACCCGGTCCTGGTCCGTGCGGCCAGGAGCCTCGGGGCAGGCGAGGGCGCATTGCTTCGAGAGGTCATTCTGCCTGGCGCACTACCACATATCTTCACTGGGCTTGCCTTGGGTATGGGGGTAGCCTGGGTCTCGCTGATTGCTGCGGAGATGATTTCGGGACAATTCGGCATTGGTTATTTCACCTGGGAAGCGTATTCCCTCATCCAATACGCCGATATCGCTGTAGGTATGATGATCATTGGATTATTGGGTCTACTCAGTAGCGCACTGATCCGCTTCGCGGGTAGGATCGTGATGCCCTGGGTCCACTTGCATAGATAGGAGAAAAGCATGGATAGCCGGGCGAAAGGGCAGCTGGTGATTCGGGATCTGCACATTGCCTTCAAGCAAAATGGGGAATCGTTTCTCGCTGTGGAGGGATTCTCTCTGGATGTTCGGCCAGGGGAGTTCGTCTCGATCATAGGACCATCTGGCTGTGGCAAGTCGACCATGCTCAATGCCGTGGCGGGTTTCATACGCCCGCAATCGGGCGGCATTCTGATTGACGACCAACCGGTAATGGGGCCAGGCGCGGATCGTGGTGTGGTTTTTCAGCAGTATTCGTTGTTTCCCTGGAAAACAGTTCGGGAGAATGTTGAATTCGGTATGAAGATGAAAGGCCTTGCGCGGTTTCAAAGGGAACGCGCCGCCCGCACCCTACTAGGGCTGGCCGGTCTGCTGGCTTTTGAAAATCATTATCCGGACCAGTTGTCCGGTGGCATGAAGCAGCGTGTCGGCATTGTGCGCGCCCTGGCCACTGGGCCCAGGGTATTATTGATGGATGAACCGTTCGGGGCGCTGGATGCACAGACGCGCGCCATCATGCAGCAAATTCTCACTAATATGATGCAACAGCTAGGCATCACTGTACTTTTCATTACCCATGACATCGATGAGGCCATATTCCTGTCAGACCGAGTAGGCGTAATGAGCACCCGGCCTGGTACCCTGAAGCGGATGCTGACTGTACCTCTGCCACGCCCAAGACAAGCAGCGATGACCACCAGCCCGGACTATTTGCAGCTCAAGCAGGAGATCATGGTCTTGATCCGCGAGGAGAGCATGAAGGCCATGGACAATGAGTTATCGGACGGCGATGGTTTCGGCATGAAAGTGGGTCCGGAAGGGCTGGGAGCACTGCTGGGCTTGTAGCCCGGCAGGTGTTTCCAACTTGTCATGACATGTAGATACAGGAGTCAGGAATGAACGCATTTGTCGGCGCGGATCAAGGTCCCAAGAGTCTGCTATCAAACACCCGTCAACAGCTCCACCTGCGCATAGAGGGATTTTCCTATGCTGATTTATACCGGCCGGAACGCTTGCCGGAGCTGGATAAAAAGTTTCAGCGCTGGCTGGAGGAGCGGGACGAGGCCCTAGCGGTACGCTTTGATAGCTACAGGCGCCAAGGGAGCCTTACAGCCACAGCAGAATCTGATCTGCTGATCGAATCGGCCCGGCATCTGGAGGATTTCCTGGTGATGGTCTTCGGGCTTGAACGTGCCCAGGCTGGGTTGCGCGCGCAGCAATTTCAG
Coding sequences:
- a CDS encoding ABC transporter ATP-binding protein → MDSRAKGQLVIRDLHIAFKQNGESFLAVEGFSLDVRPGEFVSIIGPSGCGKSTMLNAVAGFIRPQSGGILIDDQPVMGPGADRGVVFQQYSLFPWKTVRENVEFGMKMKGLARFQRERAARTLLGLAGLLAFENHYPDQLSGGMKQRVGIVRALATGPRVLLMDEPFGALDAQTRAIMQQILTNMMQQLGITVLFITHDIDEAIFLSDRVGVMSTRPGTLKRMLTVPLPRPRQAAMTTSPDYLQLKQEIMVLIREESMKAMDNELSDGDGFGMKVGPEGLGALLGL
- a CDS encoding ABC transporter permease → METPERVQSHFTTADTKAVGTTTETRASGTVVHLRNSTGVLQRMQVQAKSQTHSLWQAIRANARSYLLGLLSLSALTLFWYLATHYRVDFYIRFGNIPDPASVFESLIRMSHTDSVFQNIIVSVRRVFIGFAIAAILGVASGLVIGRYTLARDLLFPVFEVLRPVPAIAWVPMAIMLWPTSESSIVFITFLGAFFPIVLNTYQGVRDLDPVLVRAARSLGAGEGALLREVILPGALPHIFTGLALGMGVAWVSLIAAEMISGQFGIGYFTWEAYSLIQYADIAVGMMIIGLLGLLSSALIRFAGRIVMPWVHLHR
- a CDS encoding ABC transporter substrate-binding protein codes for the protein MRRVLLTTVLSLSIIGCSQKDQKNSPEGQSDTKQVITLGIGTQNTTTNTVTAGVIIRELGLLEKYLPRSGKYQNVEYRVNWQNFTSGPPVTNAMMANKLHIGMMGDYPLIINGYTFQSNPDSRSYLISLIAYNASGSGNGVVVHEDSPYYQLEDLKGKSLSVPFGSAAHGMLLKAMQDRGWPESYFKLSSQSPEVGTSNLQERKIDAHADFVPFAELLPFRGFARKIFDGAETGVPTFHGVVVRQDFADKYPEVVVAYLKAMLAADEWVKRNPKEAAEKIAQWTGTDKEVVYIFLGPGGIMTLDPSIKSKWLETIRYDAQVLQRMNKIKGFNPDPWVNETYLRQAFKETSLDYEKQKASMAGTVVSGEDHFCNQSIDQALQAGEIWTSDEGISAYSSPDCTLAAYKQLQNQGKKILVAYLFDQARGTKLFADKAFYAISDGSGDKPRLTPFLLKKDAASYVAKHGGRVATFAEALSIAARRT